A genomic segment from Conger conger chromosome 2, fConCon1.1, whole genome shotgun sequence encodes:
- the tekt4 gene encoding tektin-4 isoform X2, giving the protein MTGTRKEVELIRSVQALLKKTLNQTVNQIRADREVKQTLEQDWCDKSQAYSMDVQCGRYSNQSMDIQNHPSSLQLQEHVSMRDSWVRFSEENVSLARREEQASVELRRLVEGMLGDVAEDLRAQCAAVEQAFTLRCQQLGEARARLEQHLAQILEETGAQERSIRMLRQALHDKEAPMRVAESRLYTRAQRPNVELCRDAPQMRLVGEVGEIFSSMQALQDQLSAARGSLRELEDTRMALEKDLSCKKHSLMIDEQKCMSLRTRYPTVLALSGY; this is encoded by the exons atgactgggacccggaag gAAGTGGAGCTGATCCGGAGTGTCCAAGCACTTCTGAAAAAAACTTTAAACCAAACCGTCAATCAAATAAG ggctGACAGAGAGGTGAAGCAGACTCTAGAGCAGGACTGGTGTGATAAGTCTCAGGCCTACAGCATGGACGTCCAGTGCGGACGCTACAGCAACCAGAGCATGGACATCCAGAACCAccccagctctctgcagctcCAGGAGCA CGTCTCCATGCGTGACTCGTGGGTGCGGTTCTCTGAGGAGAACGTGTCGCTGGCGCGGCGGGAGGAGCAGGCCTCAGTGGAGCTGCGGCGGCTGGTGGAGGGCATGCTGGGAGACGTGGCGGAGGACCTGCGGGCGCAGTGCGCGGCGGTGGAGCAGGCCTTCACGCTGCGCTGCCAGCAGCTGGGAGAGGCCCGGGCCCGGCTGGAGCAGCACCTGGCCCAG ATCCTGGAGGAGACGGGGGCCCAGGAGCGTAGCATCCGGATGCTGAGGCAGGCCCTGCACGATAAGGAGGCCCCCATGAGGGTGGCGGAGTCCCGCCTGTACACCCGCGCCCAGAGGCCCAACGTGGAGCTGTGCCGGGACGCTCCCCAGATGAG gctggtgggggaggtgggggagatCTTCAGCAGCATGCAGGCCCTGCAGGACCAGCTCTCGGCGGCTCGGGGCTCCCTGAGGGAGCTGGAGGACACGCGCATGGCCCTGGAGAAGGACCTCAGCTGCAAGAAGCACAGCCTGATGATCGACGAGCAGAAGTGCATGTCCCTGCGCACACGCTACCCCACCGTGCTCGCTCTGTCCGGGTACTGA
- the tekt4 gene encoding tektin-4 isoform X1 — protein sequence MSGELLVSRPFVDTRAVSHDLPPRSQESIIKENMFPSSGLATVGYRTAKYTPDEWGAKNNSTFAQATGDRDNAERIRYESKSLHKETETRTLRSQAEGTRYLGERLQEINFWQSELHRHIEELTREIEMLLGQKRRLEKALEATEIPYAIATDNLTCRERRLGPDLVKDEVEEQLLREVELIRSVQALLKKTLNQTVNQIRADREVKQTLEQDWCDKSQAYSMDVQCGRYSNQSMDIQNHPSSLQLQEHVSMRDSWVRFSEENVSLARREEQASVELRRLVEGMLGDVAEDLRAQCAAVEQAFTLRCQQLGEARARLEQHLAQILEETGAQERSIRMLRQALHDKEAPMRVAESRLYTRAQRPNVELCRDAPQMRLVGEVGEIFSSMQALQDQLSAARGSLRELEDTRMALEKDLSCKKHSLMIDEQKCMSLRTRYPTVLALSGY from the exons ATGTCAGGTGAACTTTTAGTGTCAAGACCATTTGTTGACACGCGGGCTGTATCCCATGATCTGCCTCCCAGATCCCAAGAGTCGATTATCAAAGAGAACATGTTTCCGTCCTCTGGTTTGGCTACGGTAGGCTACCGGACCGCCAAGTATACGCCTGATGAGTGGGGAGCCAAAAACAACTCCACTTTCGCCCAGGCGACAGGCGATCGGGACAACGCGGAGAGGATCCGATATGAGTCAAAATCTCTTCACAAGGAGACGGAGACGAGGACGCTTCGGTCCCAGGCGGAGGGGACGCGGTACTTGGGAGAACGGCTGCAGGAAATTAACTTCTGGCAGTCGGAACTGCACCGGCACATCGAGGAGCTAACCAGGGAGATAGAGATGCTGTTGGGGCAAAAGCGCCGACTGGAAAAGGCGCTGGAAGCCACCGAGATCCCTTACGCCATTGCGACGGACAACCTCACCTGCCGGGAGCGCCGACTCGGACCAGACTTGGTCAAAGACGAAGTGGAGGAACAGCTACTGAGA gAAGTGGAGCTGATCCGGAGTGTCCAAGCACTTCTGAAAAAAACTTTAAACCAAACCGTCAATCAAATAAG ggctGACAGAGAGGTGAAGCAGACTCTAGAGCAGGACTGGTGTGATAAGTCTCAGGCCTACAGCATGGACGTCCAGTGCGGACGCTACAGCAACCAGAGCATGGACATCCAGAACCAccccagctctctgcagctcCAGGAGCA CGTCTCCATGCGTGACTCGTGGGTGCGGTTCTCTGAGGAGAACGTGTCGCTGGCGCGGCGGGAGGAGCAGGCCTCAGTGGAGCTGCGGCGGCTGGTGGAGGGCATGCTGGGAGACGTGGCGGAGGACCTGCGGGCGCAGTGCGCGGCGGTGGAGCAGGCCTTCACGCTGCGCTGCCAGCAGCTGGGAGAGGCCCGGGCCCGGCTGGAGCAGCACCTGGCCCAG ATCCTGGAGGAGACGGGGGCCCAGGAGCGTAGCATCCGGATGCTGAGGCAGGCCCTGCACGATAAGGAGGCCCCCATGAGGGTGGCGGAGTCCCGCCTGTACACCCGCGCCCAGAGGCCCAACGTGGAGCTGTGCCGGGACGCTCCCCAGATGAG gctggtgggggaggtgggggagatCTTCAGCAGCATGCAGGCCCTGCAGGACCAGCTCTCGGCGGCTCGGGGCTCCCTGAGGGAGCTGGAGGACACGCGCATGGCCCTGGAGAAGGACCTCAGCTGCAAGAAGCACAGCCTGATGATCGACGAGCAGAAGTGCATGTCCCTGCGCACACGCTACCCCACCGTGCTCGCTCTGTCCGGGTACTGA